Below is a window of Paraburkholderia azotifigens DNA.
AGCGCGGCGGCGCGGCATGCGACGCGTGTGCCCGCCGGCCATCCCGAAGGTTATCTGGAAGCGTTCGCGCAGCTCTACAAGGATGCGGCGCTGCAGATCGAAGCGATCGACGCGGGCCTGCCCGTGCCGCACGAAAGCCGTTTGCTAACGACCGTCGACGACGGCGTCGCGGGCCTGCGTTTTATCGATGCCGTTTTCGACAGCCATGCGAAGCTCGCGTACTCGCGCGTGAAAAACGCCTGACATCGAGCCGCGCATTCAGCTTTTGCTGCGCTTGATCTGTTCTTCGAACGCGAGGTCGAGCTTGCTGACCTTGCGCGGCTTCTTCGGGCCGTAATCGTCGACGAATTTGACGAACTCGTCGAGCGGCAGCGGCTCGGACACTTTCTGGTCAGTTCCGCTCGATTTGTCGACGAGATAGAACAGTCCGCCCGACAGGCTGATCGCTGCAAAGCGAGGATTGCCGCTGCGGGTCTTCAGCCGTTCGACGGCGTGGATGGCTCGGGTCGTGCGCATGATGGGTGTTGCCGTGCAGTGCTTGAGTTTTCGAGATTGCTGCACGATTCTACGACGTATACTCGCCGCCCGGTCGCCGGCCGTTCAGCCCGCCCATCACCCTCGCGCTGCGCTATCGGCGTCGCGTAGAACTTCGAAACGATACTCGCCATGCCCTCAGTTCCCGAAGCAATCGATGCGCTCGCCCATGCGCCCGACGACATCGACAGGTTGCGTGCCGTGTGTGTCGCGCTGCTCGAGGACATGCGCGACGACGAAGTGCTGCCGTACACCGAACGCGCGCTCGCGATCGAACCGCGCGATCTTCATTTCGTGAACTGGCGCGCGCATGCGCTGACGCTGCTGGGCCGTCATTTCGATGCCGTCGCGACATGGCGAAACCATGCCGCGCTGCCGTGGCGGCCTGCCTACTACGCGATGAGCCTCGGCCAGAGCCTCGTGATGTCGGGCGATACCGAGCGCGGCACACCGATGCTGCGCGACGCGTGGCAACAGGCCGCGGCCGAAGGCGAATGGTTCGCGCGCAAGGCCGAGCATCTATACGGTGAGGCGTTGCTGCGCAGCGCGCGTCCCGCGGGCTTCGAGCCGTGGCTCGCGCGCAATCAGGGCGACACGGGCAGCTATCGGCCCGCCGATATCCCGCTGTGGCAGGGCGAACGGGATCTGCGCGGCAAGCGCGTGCTGATCACGCATCAGCTGGGTTTCGGCGACCAGTTCCTGCTGTTTGCCGGCGTGCGGCAGTGGCGCACGGCGGGCGCCGAACTGATGATCACCTGCGATGCGCAACTGCAACCGCTCTTGCAGGCCTCGCTGCCGGATTGCCGCGTCGTGAGCGCGACGCGTCCGTTGCGGCGCGACGAGCCGTTGCCGGAAGCGTTGATGAACGAGGTGCACGCATTCGCGCCCGATCTGTACGCGACGCTGCTGCATGTGCCGTTGCTGGCCGCGCAGCAGACGCCGCCGCCGTCGCCGTTCTTCCCGGCGTTTCTGCGCGCGCCCGAAGGGGAGCGTGCGACGGCGGCCGCATGGGCGCGCGATCTGCGCGGGGCGCAGCCGGGCAAATCGCTGGTCGGCATTTTCTGGGACTGCAATCAAAGGCATGCGCGTGAGGTCGGCGCGGTGATGCGGTGTTCGGCGATCCGGCGCAGTCTGCCGCTGACGGAAGTCGATCATCTGGTGACGCAGCCGTCGGTGGCCGCGAAGCGGCATTTCGTGAGCCTGCATCATCCCGCTGTGCAGAGCTTCGCGGGCATGCCGTCGGGCAATATCAGCGTGTACGAACCGGGGATCCGGTCGTTTGCGGAAACGGCTGCGTGCATCGAGCAGCTGGACGCCGTCGTTGCCGTCGATTCAGGCGTCGCGAACCTGAGCGCGATGCTCGGCAAGTTGACCGTCGTGCCGCTGAACCTGGCAAGCGAATGGCGTTGGGGCATCGATGGCGACACGTCGCCGTGGATGGAGAACATCAAGCCGCTGCGCCAGACGCTGATGGGCGACTGGCGCAGCGTGATCGACGAGGCGATTGCGTTTCTGTCGTAGGCGGGCGATCCGTTAAGTCAGTCAGCGCGCGAAGCGCTCACTGACTCAGGTAAGTAAACTTCCCGCCCTTGACGATTCCCATCACGCTCGCGCGTTGATCGAGGCCGACGTGATCCTTCGCGCTCGTGTTCACGACGCCGTTCGGCACCACCAGCTCATGCGCATGTTCGAGTTCCGTGCGCAGCGCCGCGCGAAACTCGGGCGTGCCCGGCTGCGCAGTCTTCAACGCGCGCGCGACGGCATCCTGCAAACGCGGATAGACACCGGCCGCATCGCCCGCGAACTGCGTGACCGTATTCGGCCCGTACTGCTTTTCATACGCGTCGACGAAAGCGAGTGCAGCCTTCTTCGCGGGATGATCGGCGGGCAGCGTGCGCGCCACGACGACGGGCTGCGTCGGGAACAGCGTGCCTTCGACATCCTTGCCGCCGAGCTTGATGAACTCAGGCGTCGCGATGCCGTGCGTCTGATAGATCGCGCCCTTGTAGCCGCGCTCGACGAGCGTGCGCTGCGGCAGCACGGTCGGCGTGCCCGCGCCCGCGATCAGCACGGCATCGGGCTTCGCTGCCATCAGCTTGAGGATCTGGCCCGTGACGCTCGCGTCCGTGCGGTTGAAGCGCTCGGTGGCGACCACCTGGATGTGGCGCAGCGCCGCGAACTTCGTGAATTCGTTGAGCCAGCTGTCGCCGTAGCTGTCCGCGAAGCCGATGAAGCCGACCGTCTTCACGTTGTGATTCGACATGTAGCGCGTCATCACGTCGGCCATCGCGCTGTCCGTCTGCGCCATCTTGAACGCCCAGATCTTCTTGCCTTCCTGCGGCTCGACCACGCTGGCCGAGCCGATCAGCGTGATCATCGGCGTCTGGCTTTCGGCGACGGGATCGAGCGCGGCAAGCGCGGCGGGCGTGATGTTCGGCCCGACGATCACGTCGACGTGATCCTCGTTGATCAGCTTGCGGATGTTGCGCACGGCCGCGCCGGGATCGGAGCCGTCGTCGAGCACGATGTATTGCGCGGGCTGCCCGGCGATCGTCTTCGGCCACATCAGCATCGCGTTCTTGCTGGTAATGCCGATGGCAGCGGCGGGCCCCGTGCTCGACAGGTCGATGCCGACCTTGATGTCCGCGTGCGCGGCAGCGGCGACGAACAGCGCGCCGATCGCGGCGGCGCGCGTCAGATGGCGCAAGGTGGTTTTCAGCTTGTTCTTGTTGTGCGACGACATGCGAAAGATCTCCTGACAGATGACGCTGTGGCTAACGTGGCTGTTGTGCGGCTGTTGTTATAGCGAATCAAAAACCTCAAAGCTCGTACGTTTCGTGTTCGCCCTTGAGCGCCTGCTCGATCAGCCGGCGGTTCAGATTCGGCGACAGCAGTTCGACGAGCGTATACACATAGCTGCGCAGATACGCGCCGTGCTTCAGCGCGACGCGCGTCACGTTGCTGCCGAACAGGTGTCCGACGGGCATCGCGCGCAGATGGCGGTCGCGTTCCGCGTTGAACGCGATGTCGGCCATGATGCCGACGCCCAGCCCGAGCTCGACATAGGTCTTGATCACATCCGCGTCGATCGCTTCGAGCACGATGTCGGGATGCAGTCCGCGCAGGCGGAACGCGTCGTTGATCTTGGTGCGGCCGGCGAACGCGTTGTCGTAGGTGATCAGCGGATATTGGGTCAGATCGTCGAGCGACAGCAGCTTGCGCTCCAGCAGCGGATGGTCGGCGGGCATCACGGCAAGGTGATGCCAGGTGAAGCAGGGCAGCGACACCAGTTCCTTATAGGTAGAGATCGCTTCCGTCGCGATCGCCACGTCGGCCTGGTCGTGCAGCACCAGTTCGGCGACCTGCGTCGGGCTGCCTTGAAGAATGGACAGATGCACCTTCGGGAAGCGTTTCTTGAATTCGGCGATGGCGGCGGGCAGCGAGTAGCGCGCCTGCGTATGCGTCGCGGCGATCACGAGATTGCCCTGATCCTGCGCCGCGTAATCTTTACCGACCCGCTTGAGACTCTCGACTTCCTGCAGAATCCGCTCGACGGACGCCAGAATGATCCGCCCGGGCTCCGTCAGCGAGCGCACGCGCTTGCCGTGCCGGGTGAAGATTTCGACGCCCAGCTCGTCTTCCAGCTCGATGATCGCCTTGGAGACGCCAGGCTGGCTTGTATACAGCGCCTTGGCGGCTTCCGTCAGGTTGAAATTCTGGCGGACGGCCTCGCGCACGAAGCGGAACTGATGCAGGTTCATATATAACCTCGCCGCATATCAAAAGAATTTTTTAGTCGTTTGAAATATAAGGCGAGTTTATTACGATTTGTCCAGTTTTTCCAATATGGATATCTGTTTTTGTCATTAGCAAATGAGAGATGCGTCTAAACGGCCTGCCGCCGTCGCGCTCAAAGCTGACTGGCAATGACGAATCCGAGGCGCGGCGTAACCGGAACGCCGTGTCGTGTGAGACGAACACAAACCCTGGGGTCCCCGAATGTACCAATACGATCAGTACGACCAGACCATCGTCGATGAACGCGTCGCGCAGTATGCCGACCAGGTTCGTCGCCGTCTGTCGGGCGAATTGAGCGAAGAAGAGTTCCGTCCGCTGCGCCTGCAAAACGGCCTGTACTACCAGCGCCACGCGTACATGCACCGCATCGCGATTCCGTACGGCAACCTGCGCAGCGACCAGCTGCGCATGCTCGGCACGATCGCGCGCGAACACGACCGCGGCTACGGCCATTTCTCGACGCGCTCGAACATCCAGTACAACTGGATCAAGCTCGAAGAAACGCCGGAAATCCTGCGCAAGCTCGCGTCCGTCCAGATGCACGGCATCCAGACGTCGGGCAACTGCATCCGCAATATCACGGCCGATCAATTCGCGGGCGTCGCGCCCGACGAAATCGTCGATCCGCGTCCGTGGGCGGAAATCATGCGCCAGTGGTCGACGTTCCACCCCGAATTCGCCTGGCTGCCGCGCAAGTTCAAGATCGCCGTGTCGGGTACGAAGGAAGACCGTGCGGCCGTGCAGATCCACGACCTCGGCGTCTATCTGAAGAAGAACGCCGAAGGCGAAGTGGTCGCGAGCATCCTCGCGGGCGGCGGCCTCGGCCGCACGCCGATCATCGGCGCGATCATCAAGGAAGACCTGCCGTGGCAGCATCTGCTGACGTACTGCGAAGCCGTGCTGCGCGTGTACAACCGCTACGGCCGCCGCGACAACATGTACAAGGCGCGCATCAAGATTCTCGTGAAGGCGCTGTCGCCCGGGAAATTCGCGCAGCAGGTCGAAGAAGAATGGCAACACCTGAAGGACGGTCCGTCGACGCTGACGGAAGCGGAAGTCGCACGCGTGTCGCAGTACTTCCAGCCGCCCGTGTATGAAAAGCTGCCGGACACGGACACGTCATTCGAAAAGCATCTGCTCGACAGCAAGCCGTTCGCGCGCTGGGTCGAACGCAATGTGCGTCCGCACCGCGTGTCGGGTTATGCGTCGGTGACGATCTCGCTGAAGCCGACGGGCATCGCTCCCGGCGACGCGACGGACGTGCAGATGGAAGCCGTCGCCGACTGGGCCGATGAATACTCGTTCGGTGAAATCCGCGTGTCGCACGAGCAGAACCTCATTCTGGCCAACGTGAAGAAACGCGACCTGTACGCGCTGTGGGAAAAGGCCAGGGCGCAAGGTTTCGCAACGGCGAACATCGGCCTGCTGACCGACATCATTGCGTGCCCGGGCGGCGATTTCTGCTCGCTCGCGAATGCGAAGTCGATTCCGATCGCGCAGTCCATTCAGGAGCGTTTCGACAACGCCGATTTCGTGTACGACCTGGGCGATCTGTCGCTGAACATCTCGGGTTGCATGAACTCGTGCGGTCACCATCACGTCGGCAACATCGGCGTGCTGGGCGTCGACAAGGACGGCTCCGAGTGGTACCAGGTGTCGCTCGGCGGCGAGCAGGGCACGGGCACGGACGGCGCGAAGCTCGGCCGCGTGATCGGCCCGTCGTTCTCGGCGGAAGAAATGCCGGACGTGGTGTCGAAGGTGATCGACACGTTCGTCGAAAACCGCATCGACGGCGAACGCTTCATCGACACGTACAACCGCATCGGGCTCGCACCGTTCAAGGAACGCGTGTACGCATCGCGTCAACCGGCTCACGCGTAACGGCAAGGGATCTAACAGATGGCATCGATTATCAAGGACCGCGCAATCGTCAACGACGACTTCACGGTTGTCCGCGCAGCCGAAGACGGCGCGCTGCCCGAAGTGAGCGCTTTGCCCGCCGGCAAGATCATTGTTCCCTTCGCGCTGTGGCAAGCCGCGCGTGACGAACTGACAGCATCGCGCAGCGCCGGCGAGATCGGCGTGTGGCTCGCGCCGGACAGCGAACCCGCCGACATCGTCGCGGACTTCGACAAGGTCGCGCTGATCGCAGTCGACTTCCCCGTGTTCCGCGACGGCCGCGGCTACAGCATCGCGCGCCTCCTGCGCGAGCGCTACGGCTACAAGGGCGAGATTCGCGCGATCGGCGACGTGTTGCGCGACCAGCTGCGCTTCTACGAGCGCTGCGGCTTCAACGCCTACGCGCTGCGTGCCGACAAGGACATCAACGACGCGCTGAAAGCGTTCACGGAATTCACGGTGCAATACCAGGGCGCGTTCGACGATCCGTCGCCGCTGTTCCGTCGACGCGAAGCGGCGGCTGCCGCACAAAAGGCCGCCGTATGACGGACGCCGCCACTGTCTCGCCGGAACTCCAGGCGAAGATCGAACGTCTCGATGCGCTGCTCGATTCGATCGGCCAGCGTCACGAGCAGGTCAAGTTCGCGAGCAGTCTCGCCGCGGAAGACATGCTGCTGACGCACGCGATCCTGTCGCGCGGCGTGAAGATAGGCATCTTCTCGCTGAACACGGGCCGCCTGCATGCGGAGACGCTCGGTATGATCGACCGCGTGCGCGAGCGCTACGGTTACGAGATCGAGCAGTTTCATCCGCAAGCGGCCGCCGTCGACGAATACGTCGCGCAGCATGGCCTGAACGCGTTCTACGAAAGCATCGATCTGCGCAAGCGCTGCTGCGAGATCCGCAAGGTCGAGCCGCTGAATCGCGCGCTGTCGAATGTCAGCGCATGGGTTACGGGCCAGCGTCGCGAGCAGTCGGTGACGCGTGCGGAGCTGCACGAGGAAGAGCAGGATCACGCCCGCAACATCGCGAAGTACAACCCGCTCGCCGACTGGACGGAAGCCGACGTATGGGCTTACCTGAAGGCCTTCGACGTGCCCGTGAACCCGCTGCATGCGCGCGGCTATCCGAGCATCGGCTGCGAGCCGTGTACGCGCGCGGTGCGCCCCGGCGAAGACAGCCGGGCAGGGCGCTGGTGGTGGGAGTCGCGCGATACGAAGGAATGCGGCTTGCACATCACGACGATCCCTGTCGCTGTCGTCTCGGAGAACGCTTCCACCTGATGCGATGCACGAAGGCGCCGGCGTAAGATGACGCAAACGCCGTGCGCCGCGCAATGCCGATTTCGGTTGAATCTTTACGTGCCGCACGCATCTGGTGAGAGCCCGATCATGCGACACGAACCAACGAAGGACCCAAACATGAGCACGACGCTCGATTCCCAAGTCAACGCACCGCTGTCCGTAACGGCGAACCGGATGGATCACCTCGACTGGCTCGAGGCCGAATCGATCCATATCCTGCGCGAACTCGTTGCCGAATGCAGCAAGCCCGCGCTGCTGTTCTCGGGCGGCAAGGATTCCGTCGTCGTGCTGGCGCTCGCGTTGAAGGCGTTCGGCCTCGGCGCGAACCGCAAGACGCAGCTGCCATTCCCGCTCGTGCACATCGACACGGGTCACAACTACGACGAAGTGATCGACTTCCGCGATCGTCGCGCGAAGGAAATCGGCGCGGAACTCGTGGTCGGTCACGTCGAAGATTCGATCCGGAAGGGTACGGTGCGCCTGCGCCGCGAAACGGATTCGCGTAATGCTGCCCAGGCCGTCACGCTGCTCGAAACCATCGAGCAATACGGCTACACGGCGATGATCGGCGGCGCGCGCCGCGACGAAGAAAAGGCGCGTGCGAAAGAGCGGATCTTCTCGTTCCGCGACGAGTTCGGCCAGTGGGATCCGAAGGCGCAGCGCCCCGAACTGTGGAGCCTGTATAACGCGCGTCTGCATCAGGGCGAGCATCTGCGCGTGTTTCCGATCTCGAACTGGACGGAGCTGGACGTGTGGCAATACATCGCCCGCGAGAACCTCGAACTGCCGTCCATCTACTACGCACACAAGCGCGAAATCGTGCGCCGCAACGGTTTGCTCGTGCCCGTGACGCCGCTCACGCCGATCCGCGAAGGCGAGTCGAGCGAAGAGGCGCTGGTGCGCTTCCGTACGGTGGGCGACATCAGCTGCACGTGCCCCGTTGAAAGCGATGCGGACGATGTCGAAAAGATCATCGCCGAAACGGCCGTGACGGAAATCACGGAGCGCGGCGCGACGCGTATGGATGACCAGACGTCGGAAGCGGCGATGGAACAGCGCAAGAAGCAAGGTTATTTCTAAGAGCACGCAGAGGAAAGAGTCACCATGAGTCGCATTGAGCAACCCGCGCATCAACCTGAAGACCTCGGCGTGCTTCGTTTCATCACGGCAGGCAGCGTCGACGACGGCAAGAGCACGCTGATCGGCCGACTGCTGTACGACAGCAAGGCTGTGCTGTCGGATCAGCTGTCCGCGCTGTCGCGCGCGAAGAACAAGCGCACGGTCGGCGACGACATCGATCTGTCGCTGCTGACGGATGGCCTCGAAGCCGAGCGCGAGCAGGGCATTACGATCGACGTCGCGTACCGCTACTTCGCTACCGCCAAGCGCAAGTTCATCATTGCCGACACGCCGGGCCACGAGCAGTACACACGCAACATGGTGACGGGCGCATCGACGGCGCACGCGGCCATCATTCTCGTCGACGCGACGCGCGTCACGTTCGAGAACAACGAAACGCAACTGCTGCCGCAGACCAAGCGTCACAGCGCGATCGTCAAGCTGCTTGGTCTGCAGCACGTAATCGTCGCGATCAACAAGATGGATCTCGTCGAGTACAGCGAAGCGCGCTTCAACGAGATTCGCGATGCGTATGTCGCGCTTGCGCGCCAGCTCGGTCTGAACGATGTGCGCTTCGTGCCCGTCTCGGCGCTGAAGGGCGACAACATCGTCACGGCCAGCGAGCGCATGCCGTGGTATGCGGGCGAACCGCTCCTCGACTTGCTCGAAGCTCTGCCCGTCGACACGGCTACGCATGAAGCGCTGCGTTTCCCGGTGCAATGGGTCGCGCGTCAGGACGGCAGTCAGGCCGACGATTTCCGCGGCTACATGGGCCGCGTCGAATCGGGCGAAGTGAAGCTCGGCGATGCGATTACCGTGCTGCCGGCGAACCGCGCGGCGACCGTCGCTGAAATCATTGCGCCCGTGCCGGGCGGCACGGCGCAGGTGGACCGCGCGTTCGCGGGCCAGACGGTGACGATCCGCCTCACGGAAGACGTCGACGTGTCGCGCGGCGATACGTTCGTGCACGCATCGGCGCCTGTGCAGCCCGCGAAGAAGCTCGAAGCGGACCTGTGCTGGTTCGACGAATCGCCGCTGTCGACGGCTCGCAAGTATCTGCTGAAGCAGACCACGAACACGGTGTTCGCACGCGTCGGCGGCATTCAGCAGGTGCTGGATGTGCATACGCTGTCGCATGCGACGGACCGCCATGAACTGAAGATGAACGATATCGGCCGCGTGTCGCTGACGCTGCAAAAGCCGATCGTCGCTGACGAGTACGACGCGCATCCGGGCACGGGCGCGTTCGTGCTGATCGACGAAGCGACGCATCATACGGTCGCGGCGGGCATGATTCGTTCGGTTTCCGCCTGAAGTCTTGACGCGGAACGGAGCTGAACAAATGGGTAAGGTGTATCTGATCGGCGCGGGGCCGGGTGCGGCGGACCTGATCACGGTTCGCGGCGCGCGGCTGCTGGAGCGCGCCGATGTCGTGCTGCACGATGCGCTCGTCGAGCCGGCAATGCTCGACTATGCGCCGCATGCGCGCAAGATCGCGGTGGGCAAGCGTTGCGGCAAGCGCTCGACGGCGCAGCACTTTATCAACAAGCAGATCGTCGATGCGGCGAAAGAGCATGACGTCGTTGTGCGGCTGAAGGGCGGCGACCCGATGCTGTTCGGACGTGCCGATGAAGAAATGCGCGCGCTCGAAGCGGCGGGCATCGAGTATGAAGTCGTGCCGGGCATTACGGCGGCGCTGGCGAGCGCGGCGTCGCTGCGCCGCTCGTTGACGCTGCGTGGCGTATCGCGCAGCGTTGCGCTTGCCACGCACAGCCGCGCGCCGGATTCCGCGGAGATTCGCGAGCAGGTCAATGCTGATTCGCTGGTGTTCTACATGGGCCGCGACAGCGCGCCCGAAATCGCGCAACAGTTGATCGACGCGGGCCGTGCGGGATCGACGCCCGTGGCGATCGTCGAAGCCTGTTCGACGCCGCGTGAACGCATGTTGACGCTGACGCTCGATGGTCTTGCGGCCGGCGATGCACAGTTGTGGCTCGATCCGTCGCAGCCGTCGCTGCTGATGATCGGCGACGCGTTTGCCGGACGGGTGGCGGGCGGGCAGTCGCATACCGAAGCTGAGCGGGATGAGGCGGCGTTACGAGTCGCCTGAAGTTTCGCGTTTTCTTTACGATCGGCCGTATTCGCGCGAGTGAATGCGGCCGATTGCTTTCCGGGTGGCATGCGCGTTGCAACGAGCGATAAGATTTCTTCTCACCTCGCATTCGACGCTCATCCCATGACCCATTCTCCGTTGCGCCGTTCCCTGCTGATTGCAATTGCTGCTGCGCCTGTCGTTGGCGTGCGGGCGCAGCCCGCGTCATCCGTCGCGCTCAATCTGGCCGCGCATGAGCGCTTCGGGCAGCTCGAAGCATCGAGCGGCGGGCGGTTGGGCGTGGCGGCCGTCAGAACGTCGGATGGCGCGTATGTGAGCTATCGCGAGTCGGAGCGTTTTCCAATGTGCAGCACCTTCAAGCTGCTGGCCGTTGGCGCGCTGCTCAAACGAAGCGCGGCGGAACGTGATCTGCTCGACACACGCGTGCGTTACGGGCCGGCGGACCTCGTGGCCAACTCGCCGATCACGAAACAACACGCGGGCGAGGGCATGTCTGTGGGCGAACTGTGCGCGGCGGCGCTGCAATACAGCGACAACACCGCGGCGAATCTGCTGCTGAACGTGATTGGCGGGACCGAGGTATTGAACGAGTTTGCGCGCTCGATCGGAGACACGTGGTTCGACCTTGCGCGCCGGGAGCCGGACTTGAACGCCTCCGTGCCGGGTGACATGCGTGATACCACGGCGCCTCGCGCGATGATGCAGGACGCGCAGAAGTTGCTGTTATCGGACGATGTGCTGGAAGCGCCGCAGCGCGAGAGGCTGAAGGCATGGATGCTGGGCAACACGACGGGTGCGGGCCGGATACGCGCGGCCGTGCGTTCGACGGGCTGGCCGGTTGCCGACAAGACGGGCAGCGGAGACTATGGCACGGCGAACGATGTGGGCGTTGTGTATTCGCCGGCGACGGCGTACGTGCTGGCGATTTACTTTACGGGTGTGACGCCGAAGGAAACACCACCGCAGGACGCAATCGTGGATGAGGCTGCGCGGATCGTGTTTGATGTGGTTCGGTGAAGGTGGGGTTTTGGTTGTTTTCGCTGGCATCCGCGAATTCGTTTCCGTCCTTCATGCGTTGCCCCTGTGCGGGGCGGCACCTACTTTTCTTTGCAGCGGCAAAGAAAAGTAGGCAAAAGAAAGCCGCTCACACCGTCAGCCCGTGTCCTTGCCCAGGGGCTCTCAACGCCCCCGTCCTTCGTGCGGCAACACGCTAGTTCACGCCCGTTGCCAGCGTGCTAACTCACGCCTCACCCGCTTCGCATGCCCGCGTCACGGAACGCGTTACCAGGAAGTCCACGGCAGCCCAGGTGGCAAACGGTGTGTAGGCCGACGCGCCGTAAGTGCACCACTCCGGACTGAAAAGCGGGATCGGTGTCGTAGGAGCGCGAACGCGTAAGGTGCGACAAGCTACACACCGTTTGCCACCTGGGCGGCGCAGACGGTTCACTGCCGCTGGCTGCACTACGGGTGAGTGGAGTGGGTGAGGCGCCTGCTTAGCGCGCTGGCAACCAGCGACAAATAGCGTGTTGCCGTCTGGAGTGCGGGACCCGTGGGGGGCCCGCAGGCAAACACAAGGATTGGCGGTGTGAGCGGCTTTCTTTTGCCTACTTTTCTTTGCCGCTGCAAAGAAAAGTAGGTGCCGCCCCGCACAGGGGCAACGCCTGAAGCACCGATACGAAATCGCGGAAGCGAGCCACGAAACCGCGGAAGCGAGCCACGAAACCGCGGATGCCAGCGAAAGAAAAACCAGAACAACGAAAAAGCTAAAAAGCCTGCCGCAGGCAATACCCAGCAATCGCCTCGATAACATCGGCATCCTCACCGACAGCGGTAGAACACCGAATCTCAACGGAAGGATGCGCCGCCCGGCACTGATCGAGGATCAAAGGCAGATCACGGCGAATATGACCACCTTGCCCAAAGAAAACGGGCACGACGGTGACAACAGAAGCGCCATCGGCAACCTGCTGGGCAACAGCGGCAGGCAAATCAGGCGTCATGAGTTCGAGAAACGCCAGGGACACAGGTCCAGAAGCAGACTCCCCGCGCAGTTCCCGCAAACGAGCGGATAACCGCTGAAAAGGCTCAGCCCAACGGGCATCTCTTGCGCCATGCGCAAACAGCACAATCCCATGAGATCCCATAACCAGCCGCCTCGCAGAGCAGAGAAAGCAAAGAAAAAAACCTAATGCCGATCAACCCACTTAAGCCCAACCAATCCAAGCACCAGATAAACCAGCGCCGGCGTCGCAGCCGTCAACGGGGCGGGCCAGGTATTCAGATTACCAATATGCGAGAACAGCGTATTGAACAGCTGAAAGCTCATCCCCAGCATGATCCCGCCGAACACCTTCACGCCGACCACGCCGGCACGCGTATGCAGATAAGCGAACGGCAGCGACAGCACCAGCATCACGAACACCGCGAACGGATACAGCAGCTTGCGCCACAACGCGATCTCGTAGCGTTGCGTGTCCTGATGGTTTTCGGTCAAGTGCTGGATATAGCGGAACAGGTTGAACATCGACATCCGCTCCGGCGCGACCAGCAGCACCG
It encodes the following:
- a CDS encoding sulfate adenylyltransferase subunit 1 gives rise to the protein MSRIEQPAHQPEDLGVLRFITAGSVDDGKSTLIGRLLYDSKAVLSDQLSALSRAKNKRTVGDDIDLSLLTDGLEAEREQGITIDVAYRYFATAKRKFIIADTPGHEQYTRNMVTGASTAHAAIILVDATRVTFENNETQLLPQTKRHSAIVKLLGLQHVIVAINKMDLVEYSEARFNEIRDAYVALARQLGLNDVRFVPVSALKGDNIVTASERMPWYAGEPLLDLLEALPVDTATHEALRFPVQWVARQDGSQADDFRGYMGRVESGEVKLGDAITVLPANRAATVAEIIAPVPGGTAQVDRAFAGQTVTIRLTEDVDVSRGDTFVHASAPVQPAKKLEADLCWFDESPLSTARKYLLKQTTNTVFARVGGIQQVLDVHTLSHATDRHELKMNDIGRVSLTLQKPIVADEYDAHPGTGAFVLIDEATHHTVAAGMIRSVSA
- the cobA gene encoding uroporphyrinogen-III C-methyltransferase, with the translated sequence MGKVYLIGAGPGAADLITVRGARLLERADVVLHDALVEPAMLDYAPHARKIAVGKRCGKRSTAQHFINKQIVDAAKEHDVVVRLKGGDPMLFGRADEEMRALEAAGIEYEVVPGITAALASAASLRRSLTLRGVSRSVALATHSRAPDSAEIREQVNADSLVFYMGRDSAPEIAQQLIDAGRAGSTPVAIVEACSTPRERMLTLTLDGLAAGDAQLWLDPSQPSLLMIGDAFAGRVAGGQSHTEAERDEAALRVA
- the bla gene encoding class A beta-lactamase — its product is MTHSPLRRSLLIAIAAAPVVGVRAQPASSVALNLAAHERFGQLEASSGGRLGVAAVRTSDGAYVSYRESERFPMCSTFKLLAVGALLKRSAAERDLLDTRVRYGPADLVANSPITKQHAGEGMSVGELCAAALQYSDNTAANLLLNVIGGTEVLNEFARSIGDTWFDLARREPDLNASVPGDMRDTTAPRAMMQDAQKLLLSDDVLEAPQRERLKAWMLGNTTGAGRIRAAVRSTGWPVADKTGSGDYGTANDVGVVYSPATAYVLAIYFTGVTPKETPPQDAIVDEAARIVFDVVR
- a CDS encoding sirohydrochlorin chelatase; this encodes MGSHGIVLFAHGARDARWAEPFQRLSARLRELRGESASGPVSLAFLELMTPDLPAAVAQQVADGASVVTVVPVFFGQGGHIRRDLPLILDQCRAAHPSVEIRCSTAVGEDADVIEAIAGYCLRQAF
- the cysD gene encoding sulfate adenylyltransferase subunit CysD, whose product is MSTTLDSQVNAPLSVTANRMDHLDWLEAESIHILRELVAECSKPALLFSGGKDSVVVLALALKAFGLGANRKTQLPFPLVHIDTGHNYDEVIDFRDRRAKEIGAELVVGHVEDSIRKGTVRLRRETDSRNAAQAVTLLETIEQYGYTAMIGGARRDEEKARAKERIFSFRDEFGQWDPKAQRPELWSLYNARLHQGEHLRVFPISNWTELDVWQYIARENLELPSIYYAHKREIVRRNGLLVPVTPLTPIREGESSEEALVRFRTVGDISCTCPVESDADDVEKIIAETAVTEITERGATRMDDQTSEAAMEQRKKQGYF